One region of Methanosarcinales archaeon genomic DNA includes:
- the argB gene encoding acetylglutamate kinase, producing the protein MVIARELILIEALPYIREFHDSIMVIKVGGHAMVDPKIMEDIVKDVVLLRYVGIHPIIVHGGGPEITQKMETMGKKSEFVAGLRITDDETLEIARMVLVGNINTRIVSLIGLNGGKGLGLSGKDGKLIMARKKALQRITYEGKEHEVDLGWVGDVEFINPEILMMASGKGYIPVVAPIAVDEKGNSLNINADTVAGDIAVAMRAKKLILMTDVPGVLQKTGDESSRISRIQIDTIDDLIQEGIISGGMIPKVRSAAHGVKRGVEKVHIIDGSKSHSILLELFTDLGIGTMIYH; encoded by the coding sequence CAAAGTAGGGGGTCATGCAATGGTTGACCCTAAAATCATGGAAGATATAGTCAAGGATGTTGTACTCCTGCGTTATGTTGGCATCCATCCCATTATTGTCCACGGTGGCGGGCCTGAGATAACCCAAAAAATGGAGACTATGGGCAAGAAAAGCGAGTTTGTGGCAGGACTTCGGATCACTGATGACGAAACGTTAGAGATTGCCCGAATGGTACTTGTAGGAAACATCAATACTAGAATTGTATCCCTGATCGGGCTGAATGGAGGAAAAGGTCTGGGCCTCTCTGGAAAGGACGGAAAGCTCATAATGGCCAGGAAGAAAGCCCTTCAACGAATTACCTATGAGGGAAAAGAACATGAAGTTGACCTGGGTTGGGTTGGTGACGTTGAGTTCATAAATCCCGAGATACTCATGATGGCATCAGGAAAAGGATATATTCCAGTCGTAGCACCCATCGCTGTTGATGAGAAAGGTAACAGTTTGAATATCAATGCAGATACAGTAGCTGGTGATATTGCAGTTGCTATGAGGGCCAAGAAACTCATACTCATGACTGATGTGCCTGGTGTGCTTCAAAAAACGGGTGATGAGTCAAGCCGAATCTCCCGCATTCAGATTGACACAATTGATGACTTGATACAGGAGGGCATTATTTCCGGTGGTATGATACCCAAAGTCAGGTCTGCAGCACATGGTGTTAAACGTGGAGTTGAGAAAGTACATATAATAGACGGCAGCAAATCCCACAGCATACTGCTGGAATTGTTTACTGATTTGGGCATTGGGACAATGATCTACCATTGA